A window of the Parvularcula bermudensis HTCC2503 genome harbors these coding sequences:
- a CDS encoding transglutaminase family protein, which yields MTRLIVRHQTIYTYVPPGGRAAMRLRLFPTSYATQEIGTWQVTVNETAIEPSYRNACAIPEALWAHDGPTNEVSIIATGVINREEDAGVIKGLKERMPRGVFLRRTPLTTADSAVEALADDIKGDTVLETLHALSAAVREAVAYTSKSTSMATSAAEALAQGTGVCQDHAHVFIAAARHLGIPSRYIAGYYYAGQDEDLSETHGWAESFVPDLGWVGFDISNETCPTAAHIRLVCGLDADDAAPIKGLINGQSNETLKASVAITSSSSQSQQQQQQ from the coding sequence GTGACACGTCTGATCGTCCGGCATCAAACGATCTATACTTATGTACCGCCCGGCGGGCGGGCGGCAATGCGGTTGCGTTTGTTCCCAACCTCCTACGCCACGCAAGAGATCGGCACCTGGCAGGTGACCGTCAACGAAACGGCGATTGAGCCGAGTTACCGAAATGCCTGCGCTATCCCCGAGGCGCTGTGGGCCCATGATGGCCCCACTAATGAGGTGTCGATCATCGCCACGGGGGTCATCAACCGCGAGGAAGATGCGGGGGTGATCAAAGGCCTGAAAGAGCGGATGCCGCGCGGCGTCTTCCTTCGGCGAACCCCCCTGACCACAGCGGACAGCGCGGTGGAGGCCCTTGCCGATGACATCAAAGGCGACACCGTTCTTGAGACCCTGCACGCGCTTTCCGCGGCGGTCAGGGAAGCGGTTGCCTACACGTCCAAGTCAACAAGCATGGCGACCAGCGCGGCCGAAGCTTTAGCGCAGGGCACAGGGGTGTGTCAGGATCATGCCCATGTCTTCATCGCCGCGGCTCGCCATCTGGGCATCCCTAGTCGCTATATCGCGGGCTATTATTACGCGGGGCAGGACGAGGATTTGAGCGAGACCCATGGCTGGGCGGAAAGCTTCGTCCCGGATCTGGGGTGGGTCGGGTTTGATATATCGAATGAGACCTGTCCGACGGCTGCACATATTCGCCTCGTTTGTGGCCTCGATGCGGATGATGCCGCCCCGATCAAGGGCCTTATCAACGGACAATCCAACGAGACATTGAAGGCCTCGGTGGCGATTACCAGCTCATCGTCGCAGTCTCAGCAACAACAACAGCAATAA
- a CDS encoding alpha-E domain-containing protein: MLSRTAGNLYWVGRYVERCGATARLLDMGARMTMLPGASERGDWQSVLRAAGVPSDPEREDMPDQAEALEHLLLDGENGISVRSCITLARNNGRAERAAMTTAMWEALNDRWRRLDHVKVADVSAGLFDWLDWCQQRTATFRGTLETTMLRDDRYEFVRLGSALERAAMTLRLLEVKYRALLPERDVAGGGRDIYQWTSLLLASSAMRAYYHIYASDYTPWNIADLLVLNRAFPRSIAFAMDEVGGALDRLATLYDQRHPCHDTAAALRSRLAKATMDEIFADGLHEFLEDVLQSVFSLHVQIAEGYGFS, encoded by the coding sequence ATGCTGAGCCGGACCGCTGGAAATCTCTACTGGGTCGGCCGCTACGTCGAGCGATGTGGCGCCACCGCCCGCCTGCTCGATATGGGCGCCCGGATGACAATGTTGCCCGGGGCCTCTGAACGGGGCGATTGGCAATCGGTGCTCCGGGCGGCGGGGGTACCGTCCGATCCCGAGCGGGAGGATATGCCCGACCAGGCCGAAGCTCTTGAGCACTTGCTGCTCGATGGAGAAAACGGCATTTCGGTTCGCTCCTGCATTACGCTGGCACGAAATAATGGCCGGGCGGAGCGGGCTGCCATGACCACCGCGATGTGGGAGGCGTTGAACGATCGCTGGCGGCGCCTCGACCATGTTAAAGTGGCCGACGTTTCGGCCGGCCTGTTCGATTGGCTCGATTGGTGCCAACAACGGACCGCCACGTTCCGCGGCACCCTTGAAACCACCATGCTGCGCGATGACCGGTATGAATTCGTCCGCCTGGGGAGTGCCCTTGAACGGGCGGCCATGACCCTGCGCCTCCTTGAGGTCAAATATCGCGCGCTTTTACCCGAACGGGACGTGGCCGGCGGTGGACGCGATATTTATCAGTGGACAAGCCTATTGCTGGCCTCATCCGCCATGCGAGCGTATTACCACATCTATGCCAGCGATTATACGCCCTGGAATATTGCCGATCTTCTGGTGCTCAACCGCGCCTTTCCGCGGTCGATTGCGTTTGCCATGGACGAGGTCGGGGGCGCCCTCGATCGGCTGGCCACCCTCTATGATCAACGTCACCCCTGTCACGACACAGCGGCGGCGCTACGGTCTCGCCTGGCGAAGGCGACGATGGATGAAATCTTCGCGGACGGCCTGCACGAGTTTCTTGAGGATGTTCTGCAATCGGTCTTTTCCTTGCATGTGCAAATCGCCGAAGGATACGGTTTCTCGTGA
- a CDS encoding circularly permuted type 2 ATP-grasp protein gives MMRVVRIREFCLFDEMRNNGEVRAPYHLVAKWLDDIGLDLLSVRAEEAEAIFRRIGITFAVYGEGGDPERLIPFDLIPRVLGASEWDRLAEAIKQRAKALNAFLYDIYHRREILRAGIIPERLVIENSAYLPEMVGFDPPGRVYSHVVGVDLVRTGEAAFSVLEDNCRTPSGVSYMLENREITMRMFPELFGDGKVRSVDTYPHDLRRTLEEVAPPACTNSRPAIAVLTPGPFNSAYYEHSFLADLMGAELVEARDLEVHEGRVWRRTTRGLDVIDVIYRRIDDAFLDPLIFNKESVLGVPGLMNAYLSGGVTICSAPGAGVADDKAIYTYVPDMIDFYLGEKPLIPNVETYKLSNPDDLAYTLDHLDSLVVKEVAGSGGYGMLIGPRSTASERKLYAQRIEKDPAAFIAQPTLDLSTAPTLIGGEIKPRHVDLRPFCLVGKNVRLTPGGLTRVALREGSLVVNSSQGGGVKDTWVLAKDPS, from the coding sequence TGGCTCGATGATATTGGCCTCGATCTTCTATCCGTGCGCGCCGAAGAAGCGGAGGCGATTTTCCGCCGCATTGGAATTACCTTCGCCGTCTATGGGGAGGGAGGAGACCCAGAGCGGCTTATCCCCTTTGACTTGATCCCCAGGGTTCTAGGCGCCAGTGAATGGGATCGTCTGGCTGAGGCCATCAAGCAGCGCGCCAAGGCGCTCAATGCCTTTCTCTACGATATCTATCATCGGCGGGAGATCCTGCGCGCCGGGATCATCCCAGAGCGATTGGTGATCGAGAACAGCGCCTATCTGCCCGAAATGGTGGGCTTCGATCCCCCCGGACGGGTTTATAGCCATGTCGTCGGTGTCGATCTGGTCCGGACGGGAGAAGCCGCCTTTTCCGTCCTCGAAGACAATTGCCGCACGCCTTCGGGCGTCTCCTATATGCTGGAGAACCGGGAAATCACCATGCGGATGTTTCCCGAGCTGTTCGGGGACGGAAAGGTCAGGTCGGTCGATACCTATCCCCATGATCTCCGCCGCACCCTCGAAGAAGTGGCGCCCCCGGCCTGTACCAATAGCCGCCCGGCGATCGCCGTCCTGACGCCAGGGCCGTTCAATTCAGCGTATTACGAACATTCCTTCCTCGCTGATCTGATGGGCGCCGAGCTTGTCGAGGCGCGCGATCTTGAGGTTCATGAGGGACGCGTCTGGCGACGCACAACACGCGGCCTTGACGTGATCGATGTGATCTATCGCCGGATCGACGATGCGTTTCTCGATCCCCTGATCTTCAACAAAGAAAGCGTTCTGGGCGTGCCGGGGCTGATGAACGCGTATTTGTCCGGTGGGGTCACTATTTGCTCCGCCCCGGGCGCCGGGGTCGCAGATGATAAAGCGATCTATACCTATGTCCCTGACATGATCGATTTCTACCTTGGGGAAAAGCCGCTCATTCCGAATGTCGAGACCTATAAACTCTCGAACCCGGACGACCTCGCCTATACCCTCGATCACCTCGATAGCTTGGTCGTCAAAGAAGTGGCCGGGTCGGGCGGATATGGGATGTTGATCGGCCCCCGGTCCACCGCGAGCGAGAGAAAGCTTTATGCTCAGCGGATCGAAAAGGACCCGGCTGCCTTTATCGCCCAACCGACCCTCGACCTCTCGACCGCCCCCACATTGATCGGGGGGGAAATCAAGCCACGACATGTCGATCTCCGCCCCTTCTGTCTTGTCGGCAAGAATGTGCGGCTGACGCCTGGGGGGCTCACCCGTGTCGCCCTCCGCGAAGGCTCCCTTGTGGTCAATTCCTCGCAAGGGGGCGGGGTGAAAGATACGTGGGTGTTAGCGAAGGACCCCTCCTGA